Proteins from one Erpetoichthys calabaricus chromosome 11, fErpCal1.3, whole genome shotgun sequence genomic window:
- the LOC114659993 gene encoding homeobox protein notochord-like, whose translation MGTSRCEKIPESGRLHRNPFSIDAILSMAPKKTEPLETSATPYMMPFYSAPSAPALHVWNPGLPHQSPPYCTGSPGEGRQDKDLAETTGDDLTEMKSDFDECRKSLILFLSLIHSTGCKHHKWRSKSTSVRSACRRFRTIFTEEQLRRLEAVFSTQRYLTGADKVILASALRLSETQVKVWFQNRRTRWKKSMEPPAKTLHVDGNKTDDIEGRLLSSASSETDEDEFISVDDTDS comes from the exons ATGGGGACTTCGCGCTGCGAGAAGATCCCCGAATCAGGAAGACTGCACAGAAATCCTTTCAGCATCGATGCGATTTTATCAATGGCACCCAAAAAAACTGAACCACTGGAAACGAGTGCAACACCCTACATGATGCCATTCTACTCGGCGCCAAGCGCTCCTGCTCTTCACGTGTGGAATCCGGGATTGCCGCACCAGAGCCCACCTTACTGCACGGGGAGCCCAGGCGAGGGACGTCAGGATAAAGACTTGGCTGAAACAACAGGTGATGATTTGACAGAAATGAAAAGCGATTTTGACGAATGTCGT AAATCGCTAATTTTATTCTTATCCTTAATTCATTCCACAGGTTGTAAGCATCATAAATGGCGATCCAAATCTACGTCCGTGCGGAGCGCCTGCCGACGATTTCGGACGATCTTCACCGAGGAGCAGCTGCGGAGACTGGAGGCGGTGTTCAGCACGCAGCGCTACTTGACCGGCGCAGACAAAGTCATCCTGGCTTCGGCGCTGCGCCTCTCCGAGACTCAAGTGAAGGTCTGGTTTCAGAACAGAAGAACGCGGTGGAAGAAATCTATGGAGCCCCCTGCCAAAACATTGCACGTGGACGGTAACAAAACCGATGACATTGAGGGGCGTTTGTTGTCTTCCGCCAGTTCAGAGACTGATGAAGATGAGTTTATTTCAGTAGATGATACGGACAGCTGA